A window of Acidobacteriota bacterium genomic DNA:
GGACCGGTTGGGGAGAGACAATATGGCAAGCGCGACGACGGGGACGATGGCACGGGGCGGTTCGTGGCTGATTGAAGAGACGGCGCCGGCTTCGGTGATGACACCCGAGAAGATCACCGAAGAACACCAGCTGATTCGCCAGGCCGCCTCGGAGTTCATCGCCGGCGAGGTGATGCCGGCCAACGAGCGCCTGGAACAGAAGGACTGGGCACTGCAACGAGAGCTCATCAAGAAGTGCGGCGGGCTGGGCCTGTTCGGCACCAACGTTCCCGAAACCTATGGCGGCGTCGACCTCGACAAGATCTCGACGTTGGTCGTGTCCGAGGAGATCGCCGTGCATGCCTCGTTTGGCGCCACTTTCGGGGCGCAGGCCAACCTCACCATTCTGCCGATCTTCATGTTCGGCACCGAAGCGCAGAAGCAGAAGTACCTGCCGGGGCTGATCTCGGGTGACATGGCCGGCGCCTACTGCCTGAGTGAGTCCGGGGCTGGCTCTGACGCGCTTGGCGCGAAAACGCGGGCCATGAAGCAGGCCGACGGCAGTTTCGTGATGTCCGGCGAGAAGATGTGGATCACCAACGGCGGCTTCGCCGACGTGTTTGTCGTGTTTGCCAAGGTCGACGGGGAACACTTCACCGCCTTCATCGTCGAACGCCAGTGGCCCGGCGTCTCGAGCGGCAAGGAAGAGCACAAGCTCGGCCTGCACGCCTCCTCGACGACCCCGGTCATCCTGCAGGACGTGAAGGTGCCGGCCGACGCGGTGCTCGGCGAGATCGGCAAGGGCCACAAGGTGGCCTTCAACGTGCTCAACTTCGGCCGCTTCAAGCTGGGCGCCATGTGCTCGGGCGGCGCGCGCGCGGCGATCGGCGAGGCCGCCAAGTACGCGGTGTCGCGCAAGCAGTTCGGGGTCTCGATCGCGACGTTCGGCGCGATCAAGCACAAGCTGGGCGAGATGACGGCGCGGCAGTACGCGCTCGAAAGCATGATGTACCGGACCGCCGGGCTGATCGACCAGCGCATGGCCGGCGCGGTCGACAAGAAGGCCGACGACCCGGCGCCGATGCTGCAGGCGCTCGAGGAGTTCGCGGTCGAAGCGTCGATCGCCAAGGTGCTCGGCAGCGAAACCGTGGATTACATCCTCGACGAGAACCTGCAGATTCACGGCGGCAACGGCTTCGTGCGCGACTATCCCGCCGAAGGCCACTACCGCGATGCCCGCGTCAACCGCATCTTCGAGGGCACCAACGAGATCAACCGCCTGCTGATCCCCGGCATGCTGATGAAGAAGGCGCTGAAGGGCGAGTTGCCGCTGCTGGCGGCCGCCAAGCAGCTGCAGGACGAGATCATGAGCCCGTCGATGGCGATTCCGGAGGCGTCGGACGAGCCGCTGACAGACGAGGCGCGCGCCTGCGGCGTCTTCAAGAAGGTGGTGCTGCTCGTGGCAGGCACCGCGATGCAGCGCTACGGCACCAAGCTCGAGCAGGAGCAGGAGGTGTTGAGCTACCTCGCCGACACCCTGATCGACACGTATGCGGCCGAGAGCGCGGTCCTGCGGGCACAGGACGCCGCCGCGCGCAAGGTCGCAAACGCCGACGCGCATGCCGATGCCGCGCGGATCACCACCAACGAAGCGGCCGGACGCATCGAGCTGGCGGCCCGCAGCTGCCTCGCGGCGATGGCCGAAGGCGACACCCTGCGCACGCAGCTGGCGGCGCTGCGCCGGTTGATGAAGGTGACGCCCGTGAACACCGTGACCATGCGCCGGCGCCTGGCCGATGCCACCGCCGCCAAGGGCGGGTACTTGTTCAGTTAGGGGAGTGTTGTTCAGGGTGCCGGGGTGAACCGGTACTCTGCCGCAATCTGGCCGATGTGATCGCGCATGAGCCGCCGGTTCACGGTGCGAATCACATCGGTCATCGTCTGCCGCTCCAGTCGCCCATCCGCCCGCATCTCGAACGCCAGGTCCATGCCTTGCACGGCATCGGCGATATAGAGCGATCGCCCGTTGTGGCGGAGCAGCGCGTAAACGGGGCCATAGCTGGACGACAACAGGAATGAGTCGCGGCGCCGCACTGGCGGGGCCTGGCCCGCCGGCGTGAACAGCGGCACGCCGTACAGGTCGCCGAGATCGCGAGGCGGCTGGCCGGCAAGGGCATACAACGTGGGGGTGACGTCGGTCGACAGCGAGACGGCTGATGGCTCGGCGGTCATGGCCGAACGCAGGGCCGGCGGCAGGTGGATGATCAGCGGGATCTGCACCACTTCCGGATAGAGCGTGTAGGCATGACCCCAGCGGCCGTCTTCGCCTAGTGACTCGCCGTGATCCGAGGTCAGGATCACCACGCTTCTGTCATACCGGCCGGTCTGCTTCAAATAGCCGATGAACCCGCCGAAACAGCGATCCATCGCCGACACCTGCGCCGCATAGCCCGGCACAAACCCGGGATAAGCCGAGGCCGGGGTTGCGGGATCGCGAATCAGGCGCGCCGTGTGCAACTGCAGCGGCCGCGTCATGGCGAAGATGGGCCGTGGGTCGCCGGTGGTCGCATCCAGGCGGGACTGCAGCTCGCTGACGGTGGCGCACACCGTGTGATCCATCTCGTCGATCTGCTGATCCAGGAGTGTCGTCGCCGGCGTGGGCCGGAACAGGTTCACCAGGTGGTCGTCGCTCATGAAGCGCCGGTAGCCGGCGCCATCGAGCAGCTTCTCGAGCGTGTTCATGGGCGAGAACGGCTCGATGTATTGCTTGTGCAGCATCATCCCGCCGGTCCACAAGGCGGGCACCGACAACCCGGTCGCGCCGTAGCGGCTGAAGGCGCGCTCGAACACCACCGACTCGGCGGCAAACGCCTGCGTGGCCGGCGTAAAGGTGACAGCGGCGTTGTAGGGCGACAGGTAGTCACGCCGCAGGCTGTCAACGATGAAGAGGAAGACGTGAGGGGGCGGGGTGGCCGTGGCGTGGAAGGCATCGACGAAGTTGACGTCAACCGGCGACGCCGAAATTCGGCCAAGCGTCGAGTGGGCCTTGAGAAAGCGGTACAGGTCCGCATCGGCACCCGCGTTGGTCTTGAGCAGGCTGCGCAGCAGCTGATACGAGCCGTCGAGGGCCGAGAATCGGTCGAGGACGAACTCCGGATCGAGGGTTGCCTCGCCGCTCCACCGGGCCACGCGCGTGGCGGCCGGCGCCGCAGCCAGGCCCACCAGCACCATGGCGACGGCCAGCCGATCGCAGGTGCGGCGGCTGAGCGGCGGGACGATCCTGGCCAGCCGTGGCAGGGCGAGGCTGGCCCAGCCAAGCGCCAGCGCCCAGACCAGCGTGACACCAAGCTTCTGCAACAGGAAGTTCCAGTCAAAATGCGCGACCGCGGTCCTGAGCGCCAACGCGATCAGCGGCAACAGGATGAGGCCAGGGACGACCAGGAAGCGGTTGGCGATCGGGCGGAACCACAGGTCCACCGCATCCGGGGAAGCATCGCCGCCCCGCACCGTCTGTTGCCAGGCCACGCCGGACCAGATGGCGACGAACAACCCGCTGAGACCGCCAGACAGCACCCACGACTCGGCCGACTGGAACGACAGCGCCGACGCGACCACGCGGTGAAACACGAAAGCCAATGCGCCGGCACAGAGCGCCGCCAGCGTCCAGTACTCCGCCTGCGGCCGTCGTAGCAGCGCCGCCAGCGCGACGGCGGCAGCCGCGATCAGGTAGATGAGCGCAAACACCATCAGGTGCGACAACAGCGAGACCACGACCGCCAGCAGCAGCGCGGCCCACGACAACTCCACGCCGACCGTTCGCGGAATGTACCAGGGAATCAACCACACGTATGCGAGCCAGACCGCGATGGCTGCGGTCGCGGCGCCCCTGAACAGCCGCGACGGCTCGATTGGCTGCAACGCCGGCCGGACCGCCGTGAGGTGGTCGACCACGGCGAGCGCGAATGGCGGGACCAGGCAGAGCATGGCCAGCAGCAGCGTGCGGGAATTGGGTCCTGCGAGCAGCAATACCGGGTTGACGAGCAGCCAGACGCCAAGACACACGTTTGCGCCAAGGTAGATCGCCGCCACCACCCGCTGGGTGGACGTGCCTCGCCGCAGGGCGGGAACCAGCGTTGGCGTGGTGATCAGCACCGTCAGCCAGAACCATTGGTGGTGCGTCGCGGCCACGTCCGGAATCCAGCCGACCAGTTGAGGCTTGATGAACTGCGCGTACGCAAACGAGCTGTAGCTCAGGAGGCAATAGACACAGGTGCCGACGAAGTAGGTGGCATTCAGCAAGCGTGCGATGCCGATCACTGCGCCCGTCATGGCTGCTGGTCGAGGCGCCGTCGCGCGTCGGCGTCGCGTGGATCAATCGCCGCGGCGCGCAGGTACTGCGCGCGCGCATCGGCCGGCCGCCCGGCGGCGTCGTAGGCGGCCGCCAGGTCCAGGACCAGTTCCACGTCGCGAGGCGAGCGCGCCAGGCAAGCCTCGAGTCCGGGGATGTCCCGTGGCGGGTCGAGCTCGCACCGGACACCATCCGCCGACGCCTCGTCAGACTGCGAACGGTTCACCAGCACCACGAGGCCAAGAATCCCCAGCGTGCAAAGGAGCCTGGAAACCGCTGCGATCGCCTGTTTCATGTGATCTTGCTGATTATCGGGCCGTCGTGGCAATTCCGTGAGCCGCGCGGAAGGGCGCGGAGCGCCTGGAACCTGATTCGCGGCTAATGTCAGGTACACGCCGAACCGAAAGAGAAGAGGTGCGGAACCAGCTGGACGCTCCACCCGGGATGGCCGCGTGACGGACTCGATGCGTCGTAGCCGCGTGCTCTACGTGACCAGCCGGGAACGGACCTACGCTCGCAACCAGACGCTCGTCCGCGCCCTCGAACACCATGCCGAGGTCGAGGTGATCGCGCCGGCTGGAGACGGGCGCGGCGCGCAACGGCGCGTGGCGTACGCCTGGGGGCTGGTCCGCGTCATCATCAGCGTCCTGGTCCGTGCCCTGCACCCGACCCGCCGCCGGGACACGCTGGTGGTCGGGTTTCTCGCCCAGCCACTGACCGTCGCCCTCAGGCCTTTCTGGCGTGGACGGTTCGTCGCCGATGCCATGGTCTCGGTGTACGACACGGTCTGTGGAGACAAGCAGCTGGCGGCCCCGGATTCCACCCTGGGCCGCCTCGCCCGCTGGCTTGACTCGTACCTCGTTCGCCATGCGGACGTGCTGATCTTCGATACGCAGGCTCACCGCGAGTACTTCCAGACGCTCCTCGGCGCCCTGCCGTCATCAGTCATCGTCCCGGTCGGGTCCCGGCGGCTCAGTCCCGCCCGCAGCGCCACGACCCCCTCGGATCGGCTGCAGGTCGTGTTCGCAGGCTCCTATGTGCCCCTGCAGGGGGCGCGCGTGATCGCCGCGGCGGCGCGGTTGCTGAAGAACGATCCGATCGACGTCACGATGATTGGCACCGGGCAGGAGTTCGACGAGGTGGTCGCCATGGCGCGGCAGGGTGACCTGCCGAACGTGCACTTCGTGGGGTGGATCACCCTGGCCGCCCTGGACGACTGGTATCACCGCGCGGACGTCATTCTCGGGATCTTCGGGCCCACGGACAAGGCGCAGCGCGTCATCCCCAACAAGGTCTTCGAAGCGCTGTCGATCGGACGGCCGGTCATTACGAGCGATACGGCGGCCATCCGGGAACTGTTCGTCCCGGGCCGCGACCTGATCTGCTGCGCCGCCAACGACCCGGCGTCGCTGGCCGATGCCATCCGGTGGGCGGCTGCGCACCGAGCGGAGCTGCAGGCGATCGCGGACGCGGGTCAGGCAGCCTTCGAGCAACGCGCGTCCGACTCCGCCCTGGCTGCGGCCCTTCAGCCGGTGTTTGGGCAGGCTGGATGACGACAGGGCCGGCCAAGCGGGTGCTGATCATCAACCAGCACGGCGACAACCGCGGCGACGAGGCCGCGATGCGCGCCACGATTCGGGCGATCGACGCGCGCTTCCCGGGATCGTCGTTCACCGTGCTGATCCAGGTGCGCGAGCTGCCGGCGGCGATGACGACCCCGGCCGTCACCTTTCGATCGATATACCTGTCGCTGGCCGACGCCGCCAGGCTGGCCATCTACGCCGCGCTTGCCACC
This region includes:
- a CDS encoding acyl-CoA dehydrogenase family protein, which codes for MASATTGTMARGGSWLIEETAPASVMTPEKITEEHQLIRQAASEFIAGEVMPANERLEQKDWALQRELIKKCGGLGLFGTNVPETYGGVDLDKISTLVVSEEIAVHASFGATFGAQANLTILPIFMFGTEAQKQKYLPGLISGDMAGAYCLSESGAGSDALGAKTRAMKQADGSFVMSGEKMWITNGGFADVFVVFAKVDGEHFTAFIVERQWPGVSSGKEEHKLGLHASSTTPVILQDVKVPADAVLGEIGKGHKVAFNVLNFGRFKLGAMCSGGARAAIGEAAKYAVSRKQFGVSIATFGAIKHKLGEMTARQYALESMMYRTAGLIDQRMAGAVDKKADDPAPMLQALEEFAVEASIAKVLGSETVDYILDENLQIHGGNGFVRDYPAEGHYRDARVNRIFEGTNEINRLLIPGMLMKKALKGELPLLAAAKQLQDEIMSPSMAIPEASDEPLTDEARACGVFKKVVLLVAGTAMQRYGTKLEQEQEVLSYLADTLIDTYAAESAVLRAQDAAARKVANADAHADAARITTNEAAGRIELAARSCLAAMAEGDTLRTQLAALRRLMKVTPVNTVTMRRRLADATAAKGGYLFS
- a CDS encoding sulfatase-like hydrolase/transferase, with the translated sequence MTGAVIGIARLLNATYFVGTCVYCLLSYSSFAYAQFIKPQLVGWIPDVAATHHQWFWLTVLITTPTLVPALRRGTSTQRVVAAIYLGANVCLGVWLLVNPVLLLAGPNSRTLLLAMLCLVPPFALAVVDHLTAVRPALQPIEPSRLFRGAATAAIAVWLAYVWLIPWYIPRTVGVELSWAALLLAVVVSLLSHLMVFALIYLIAAAAVALAALLRRPQAEYWTLAALCAGALAFVFHRVVASALSFQSAESWVLSGGLSGLFVAIWSGVAWQQTVRGGDASPDAVDLWFRPIANRFLVVPGLILLPLIALALRTAVAHFDWNFLLQKLGVTLVWALALGWASLALPRLARIVPPLSRRTCDRLAVAMVLVGLAAAPAATRVARWSGEATLDPEFVLDRFSALDGSYQLLRSLLKTNAGADADLYRFLKAHSTLGRISASPVDVNFVDAFHATATPPPHVFLFIVDSLRRDYLSPYNAAVTFTPATQAFAAESVVFERAFSRYGATGLSVPALWTGGMMLHKQYIEPFSPMNTLEKLLDGAGYRRFMSDDHLVNLFRPTPATTLLDQQIDEMDHTVCATVSELQSRLDATTGDPRPIFAMTRPLQLHTARLIRDPATPASAYPGFVPGYAAQVSAMDRCFGGFIGYLKQTGRYDRSVVILTSDHGESLGEDGRWGHAYTLYPEVVQIPLIIHLPPALRSAMTAEPSAVSLSTDVTPTLYALAGQPPRDLGDLYGVPLFTPAGQAPPVRRRDSFLLSSSYGPVYALLRHNGRSLYIADAVQGMDLAFEMRADGRLERQTMTDVIRTVNRRLMRDHIGQIAAEYRFTPAP
- a CDS encoding glycosyltransferase — translated: MRRSRVLYVTSRERTYARNQTLVRALEHHAEVEVIAPAGDGRGAQRRVAYAWGLVRVIISVLVRALHPTRRRDTLVVGFLAQPLTVALRPFWRGRFVADAMVSVYDTVCGDKQLAAPDSTLGRLARWLDSYLVRHADVLIFDTQAHREYFQTLLGALPSSVIVPVGSRRLSPARSATTPSDRLQVVFAGSYVPLQGARVIAAAARLLKNDPIDVTMIGTGQEFDEVVAMARQGDLPNVHFVGWITLAALDDWYHRADVILGIFGPTDKAQRVIPNKVFEALSIGRPVITSDTAAIRELFVPGRDLICCAANDPASLADAIRWAAAHRAELQAIADAGQAAFEQRASDSALAAALQPVFGQAG